Proteins found in one Sorghum bicolor cultivar BTx623 chromosome 1, Sorghum_bicolor_NCBIv3, whole genome shotgun sequence genomic segment:
- the LOC8066225 gene encoding thymidine kinase isoform X1, translating into MRSICAMRSLLAAAAAAASAPNVLRASAFPSRPPLLSLPFRRGRALAARNMLGAARSVSAAVQSRAGGGAAVEARAAQSGEIHVIVGPMFAGKTTALLRRVQAEAGNGRSVALIKSDKDNRYGLDSVVTHDGTKMACWALSELSSFHEKLGIEAYNEVDVIGIDEAQFFDDLYDFCCKAADRDGKIVVVAGLDGDYKRKKFGSVLDIVPLADSVTKLTARCELCGHRAFFTLRKTQETKTELIGGADVYMPVCRQHYMDGQIVIEATRIVLDLDRSTTAAKALK; encoded by the exons ATGCGTTCCATCTGCGCCATGCGCTCGCTGctcgccgctgccgctgctgccgccTCCGCCCCCAACGTACTCCGCGCCAGCGCTTTCCCGTCGCGGCCGCCGCTCCTCTCCCTACCTTTCCGCCGGGGTCGTGCTCTAGCTGCCAGGAACATGCTTGGCGCGGCGAGGTCTGTCTCTGCGGCGGTCCAGTCGCGTGCCGGCGGCGGTGCGGCTGTGGAGGCCCGGGCTGCTCAGTCCGGCGAGATCCATGTCATCGTGGGACCCATGTTCGCCGGCAAGACCACCGCGCTCCTCCGCCGGGTCCAGGCCGAGGCCGGCAACGGAAG GAGCGTGGCACTAATAAAGTCTGACAAGGACAACCGCTATGGATTGGATTCTGTTGTGACTCATGATGGTACAAAGATGGCATGCTGGGCCTTGTCAGAACTATCAAGTTTTCATGAGAAATTAGGAATTGAGGCCTATAATGAG GTAGATGTTATAGGTATTGATGAAGCCCAGTTCTTTGATGATCTTTATGATTTCTGCTGCAAAGCTGCAGATCGTGATGGAAAAATTGTAGTTGTTGCTGGGCTAGATGGTGACTACAAAAG GAAAAAGTTCGGTTCAGTTCTGGATATTGTTCCCCTGGCTGACTCAGTCACCAAGCTAACAGCACGCTGTGAGCTATGCGGTCACCGAGCGTTCTTCACATTGAGGAAGACGCAGGAAACCAAGACTGAACTAATTGGAGGAGCTGATGTGTATATGCCTGTGTGCAGGCAGCACTACATGGATGGGCAGATTGTCATTGAGGCCACAAGGATTGTATTGGACCTTGACAGGTCCACCACGGCGGCGAAAGCTTTGAAATAG
- the LOC8066227 gene encoding putative cysteine proteinase inhibitor 7 — protein sequence MRTLISMLVVAAAAVVGLCSVAPAASARGEPPVPQAVGGWKPINVNDPHIQELGRWAVSEHGKQASDRLVFGKVVSGEEQIVAGTKYKLVIQATRAGAGGNSATYGAVVYEKVDKTRQLLSFSPAN from the coding sequence ATGAGGACCCTCATTTCCAtgctcgtcgtcgccgccgccgcggtggtCGGCCTGTGCTCTGTGGCTCCCGCTGCATCAGCGCGCGGGGAGCCGCCGGTGCCGCAGGCCGTCGGCGGGTGGAAGCCGATTAATGTGAACGACCCCCACATCCAAGAGCTCGGCCGCTGGGCGGTTTCGGAGCACGGCAAGCAGGCCAGCGACCGGCTGGTCTTCGGCAAGGTGGTGAGCGGCGAGGAGCAGATCGTCGCCGGGACGAAATACAAGCTGGTCATTCAGGCGACCagggccggcgccggcgggaaCAGCGCGACGTACGGGGCGGTGGTGTACGAGAAGGTCGACAAGACACGGCAGCTACTGTCGTTTAGTCCGGCGAACTGA
- the LOC8066226 gene encoding putative cysteine proteinase inhibitor 7, which produces MMRALISMLIVAAAVVGLCSVAPAASAREAPLPENVGRWTPITDVNDPEIQEIGRWAVSEHDAAASDSLVFSKVVRGEEQVVAGTNYKLVIEATKGAGGKIATYGAVVYEKVDNTRQLLSFAPEN; this is translated from the coding sequence ATGATGAGGGCCCTCATTTCCATGCTCATCGTCGCCGCCGCAGTTGTGGGGCTGTGCTCTGTCGCTCCCGCTGCATCAGCGCGCGAGGCGCCCCTGCCGGAGAACGTCGGCAGGTGGACGCCGATCACGGACGTGAACGACCCCGAAATCCAAGAGATCGGCCGATGGGCGGTTTCGGAGCACGACGCGGCGGCCAGCGATAGTCTGGTCTTCAGCAAGGTGGTGCGCGGCGAGGAGCAGGTCGTCGCCGGGACGAACTACAAGCTGGTCATTGAAGCGACCAAGGGCGCCGGCGGGAAGATCGCGACGTACGGGGCGGTGGTGTACGAGAAGGTTGACAATACGCGGCAGCTACTATCGTTTGCGCCGGAGAACTGA
- the LOC8063197 gene encoding putative UPF0481 protein At3g02645, translated as MMAIDVSFLLEFLQTFSKNGGNQQRVALQRIPSRMSHLVDPSRRTSSHSMLLRDVVMLENQVPLFLLLKAIESRRCPQSPAQTVLSSMLVGFFQEVSTFRGIGRPCTDANRHAHLLDFLYSNMVPRCAEESHGEAGDESCHDHRKSTLNSVMDLLVSRGSKIVSVVVDFLLRILLKFIASLPCLSVLGEPIEQLTQHAAEPSGGAGAPGGVEDKNSRSPLLEEIAVPSVAELAYTGVRFCPTVGDLSAVDFCAATATLHLPVVGVDVNTEVVLRNLVAYEAAAGLGPLALARYVELMNGIIDTEEDARVLRECGVVLNYLRSDREVAELWNGMTRSVRLTKVPALDRVIDDLNRHYGGCWKVRVRAFVKARLLGSRELFACVAVVLLFLFVGLQAFCVLRGCVPVSYGMASRKFGAS; from the coding sequence ATGATGGCCATCGACGTGTCTTTCCTCCTCGAGTTCCTGCAGACTTTCAGCAAGAACGGCGGTAACCAGCAGAGAGTAGCGCTGCAGAGGATCCCCTCCAGGATGTCACATCTGGTAGACCCCTCTCGCCGGACATCCTCCCACAGCATGCTGCTCCGCGACGTGGTCATGCTGGAGAACCAGGTCCCTctcttcctgctcctgaagGCGATCGAGTCCCGGCGGTGCCCGCAATCGCCGGCGCAAACCGTGCTGAGCTCCATGCTGGTTGGGTTCTTTCAGGAGGTCTCCACGTTCAGAGGGATTGGCCGTCCATGCACCGACGCCAATCGCCATGCCCACCTGCTTGACTTCCTCTACTCAAACATGGTGCCTAGATGTGCCGAAGAATCACACGGAGAAGCCGGAGACGAGTCTTGCCATGATCACAGAAAGAGCACACTGAATTCAGTCATGGACTTGCTCGTCAGTCGTGGCTCCAAGATCGTGTCAGTGGTAGTAGATTTCTTGCTGAGGATCCTCCTCAAGTTCATAGCCAGCCTTCCATGCCTGTCGGTGCTCGGAGAGCCCATCGAGCAGCTGACGCAGCACGCGGCCGAGCcaagcggcggcgccggcgcacCAGGTGGTGTTGAGGACAAGAACAGTAGGTCGCCTCTGCTCGAAGAGATCGCGGTGCCATCCGTCGCCGAGCTAGCGTACACCGGCGTGAGGTTCTGCCCGACGGTCGGCGACCTCTCGGCGGTCGACTTCTGCGCGGCCACCGCGACGCTGCACCTCCCGGTGGTGGGCGTGGACGTCAACACCGAGGTGGTGCTGCGGAACCTGGTGGCATacgaggcggcggcggggctCGGCCCGCTCGCGCTCGCGCGGTACGTGGAGCTGATGAACGGGATCATCGACACGGAGGAGGACGCGCGGGTGCTGAGGGAGTGCGGCGTCGTGCTCAACTACCTCAGGAGCGACCGGGAGGTGGCCGAGCTGTGGAACGGCATGACGAGGTCGGTGAGGCTGACGAAGGTGCCCGCGCTGGACAGGGTCATCGACGACCTCAACAGGCACTACGGCGGCTGCTGGAAGGTGAGGGTCAGGGCGTTCGTCAAGGCGCGTCTGCTTGGCTCCAGGGAGCTGTTCGCCTGTGTCGCCGTCGTCTTGCTCTTCCTCTTCGTCGGCCTCCAGGCGTTCTGCGTGCTTCGTGGCTGCGTCCCTGTCTCGTACGGGATGGCCAGCAGGAAATTCGGTGCCTCATGA
- the LOC8066225 gene encoding thymidine kinase isoform X2 has product MRSICAMRSLLAAAAAAASAPNVLRASAFPSRPPLLSLPFRRGRALAARNMLGAARSVSAAVQSRAGGGAAVEARAAQSGEIHVIVGPMFAGKTTALLRRVQAEAGNGRSVALIKSDKDNRYGLDSVVTHDGTKMACWALSELSSFHEKLGIEAYNEVDVIGIDEAQFFDDLYDFCCKAADRDGKIVVVAGLDGDYKRQHYMDGQIVIEATRIVLDLDRSTTAAKALK; this is encoded by the exons ATGCGTTCCATCTGCGCCATGCGCTCGCTGctcgccgctgccgctgctgccgccTCCGCCCCCAACGTACTCCGCGCCAGCGCTTTCCCGTCGCGGCCGCCGCTCCTCTCCCTACCTTTCCGCCGGGGTCGTGCTCTAGCTGCCAGGAACATGCTTGGCGCGGCGAGGTCTGTCTCTGCGGCGGTCCAGTCGCGTGCCGGCGGCGGTGCGGCTGTGGAGGCCCGGGCTGCTCAGTCCGGCGAGATCCATGTCATCGTGGGACCCATGTTCGCCGGCAAGACCACCGCGCTCCTCCGCCGGGTCCAGGCCGAGGCCGGCAACGGAAG GAGCGTGGCACTAATAAAGTCTGACAAGGACAACCGCTATGGATTGGATTCTGTTGTGACTCATGATGGTACAAAGATGGCATGCTGGGCCTTGTCAGAACTATCAAGTTTTCATGAGAAATTAGGAATTGAGGCCTATAATGAG GTAGATGTTATAGGTATTGATGAAGCCCAGTTCTTTGATGATCTTTATGATTTCTGCTGCAAAGCTGCAGATCGTGATGGAAAAATTGTAGTTGTTGCTGGGCTAGATGGTGACTACAAAAG GCAGCACTACATGGATGGGCAGATTGTCATTGAGGCCACAAGGATTGTATTGGACCTTGACAGGTCCACCACGGCGGCGAAAGCTTTGAAATAG